Proteins encoded by one window of Winogradskyella sp. PG-2:
- a CDS encoding ABC transporter permease, whose amino-acid sequence MLKNYFKIALRNLLKNKVYSFINIFGLAIGMAVAIIIGLWINDELSHNDYFNNKAKMAQMFQSQTFNGNTGSGPAIPRPLEFELRQNYADYFKHIVMSSWNNSVYLKVGEKSLSRTGNFMQEDGPALLDLKMLKGEHNALKEVNSIMLSESLAKDLFGDDDPIGKAVVVNNEGNLMVTAVYEDIPENTSFTDLQYIGNWEMMVQTYEWMRNAKDSWGNNSFQLFLQIHENTTIEAVSTVIKDAKKKVAGEDIEKFNPQLMLLPMKDWHLRSNFENGVQTGGRIDNVWMFGIIGVFVLLLACINFINLSTARSEKRATEVGIRKSIGSNRRQLIIQFLSESFLVVLFAFVLAIGIVLLFLNGFNDLASKVIVFPWTSLSFWSVSLLFIAFTALISGSYPALYLSSFNPVTVLKGTFKAGRYSALPRKVLVVMQFTFSVALIIGTLVVMNQIQYSKDRPIGYNKNGLVQLPVMSPEFEGKADIIRNQFLESGAITNMSTSSSPTTQVWSNRSGYTWDGKTEGFQEDLAYTSVSYEFAETMDVELIEGRGFSREFATDSNAVILNEKAVKYMGLINPIGKLIKDSDTEDPSPPLKVVGVIKDMIVQSAYEPVKQAMYVFDRHENASYYNLRLNPNKSVSESLALIEKVFKNNFPSIPFDYQFVDKEYGKKFEAQERVASLAKVFTILAILISCLGLFGLASFVAEQRTKEIGVRKVLGASISQLWLLLSKDFITLVIIALLVASPLAYYVMGEWLQKFSYRTTVGWDVFAIACVGALIITLITVSFQAIKAATANPVKSLRTE is encoded by the coding sequence ATGCTCAAAAACTATTTCAAAATAGCGTTAAGAAACTTATTGAAAAATAAGGTGTACTCATTTATAAATATTTTTGGTTTAGCCATTGGTATGGCTGTTGCCATTATTATTGGATTATGGATCAACGACGAGTTAAGTCATAACGATTACTTTAACAATAAGGCAAAAATGGCTCAAATGTTTCAAAGCCAAACTTTCAATGGTAATACTGGTTCTGGGCCAGCAATACCAAGACCTTTAGAGTTTGAGCTTCGTCAAAACTACGCGGATTATTTTAAGCACATAGTTATGTCCTCTTGGAATAATTCAGTGTATTTAAAAGTTGGAGAAAAAAGCTTATCACGGACAGGAAATTTTATGCAAGAAGATGGACCAGCTCTGTTGGATTTAAAAATGCTTAAGGGAGAGCATAACGCATTAAAAGAGGTTAATTCTATCATGTTATCTGAATCTTTGGCAAAAGATTTATTTGGAGATGATGACCCAATCGGTAAAGCTGTTGTCGTAAATAATGAAGGTAATTTAATGGTTACAGCGGTGTATGAAGATATACCCGAGAACACTTCTTTTACTGATTTACAATATATAGGAAATTGGGAGATGATGGTTCAAACCTATGAATGGATGCGAAATGCAAAAGATTCTTGGGGAAACAATTCTTTTCAATTATTTCTTCAAATTCATGAAAACACAACGATAGAGGCAGTATCTACTGTAATTAAAGATGCTAAGAAGAAAGTTGCTGGGGAAGATATTGAGAAATTCAATCCGCAGTTAATGTTGTTACCAATGAAAGATTGGCATTTAAGAAGCAATTTTGAGAATGGTGTACAGACTGGTGGACGTATAGATAATGTATGGATGTTTGGTATTATTGGAGTATTTGTATTGCTTTTAGCTTGTATCAATTTTATCAATTTAAGTACCGCACGTTCAGAAAAAAGAGCGACAGAAGTTGGTATTAGAAAATCGATTGGGTCTAACCGTAGACAGTTGATTATCCAATTTTTAAGTGAATCGTTTTTAGTCGTTTTATTCGCTTTCGTATTGGCCATAGGTATTGTATTATTATTTTTAAATGGCTTTAATGATTTGGCGAGTAAGGTTATTGTTTTTCCATGGACTAGTCTAAGTTTTTGGTCAGTATCATTACTGTTTATAGCATTTACAGCACTCATTTCGGGTAGTTATCCAGCATTATACTTGTCATCTTTTAACCCAGTTACTGTATTAAAAGGAACTTTTAAAGCAGGACGTTATTCAGCTCTACCACGTAAAGTTTTAGTAGTAATGCAGTTTACTTTTTCGGTAGCATTAATTATCGGAACGCTAGTAGTAATGAACCAAATTCAATACAGTAAAGATCGACCTATAGGCTATAATAAAAATGGCTTGGTGCAACTTCCTGTGATGAGCCCAGAGTTTGAAGGGAAAGCGGATATAATAAGAAACCAGTTTTTAGAATCTGGTGCTATTACTAATATGTCAACCTCTAGTAGTCCAACAACACAAGTTTGGTCTAATAGAAGTGGTTATACATGGGATGGTAAAACAGAAGGATTTCAAGAAGATTTAGCATACACCTCAGTATCATATGAGTTTGCAGAAACCATGGATGTAGAGTTGATTGAAGGTCGTGGATTTTCAAGAGAGTTTGCAACCGACAGTAATGCTGTTATTCTCAATGAGAAAGCTGTAAAATATATGGGTTTAATAAATCCTATAGGAAAGCTTATCAAAGATTCAGATACTGAAGACCCTTCACCACCATTAAAGGTCGTAGGTGTTATTAAAGATATGATTGTTCAATCAGCTTACGAGCCTGTTAAACAAGCAATGTATGTTTTCGACAGACATGAAAATGCTAGCTATTATAATTTGCGATTAAACCCTAATAAGAGCGTGAGTGAAAGCTTAGCCTTAATAGAAAAAGTATTTAAAAATAACTTTCCAAGTATTCCTTTTGATTACCAGTTTGTAGATAAGGAATATGGGAAAAAATTTGAAGCCCAAGAACGCGTGGCAAGTTTGGCAAAGGTCTTCACTATTTTGGCAATCCTTATAAGTTGCCTTGGGTTATTTGGCTTGGCATCATTTGTTGCTGAACAACGCACCAAAGAAATAGGGGTTAGAAAAGTTTTAGGAGCATCCATAAGTCAACTATGGTTGCTACTTTCAAAGGATTTCATCACACTTGTGATAATTGCACTTTTAGTGGCATCGCCATTAGCATATTATGTTATGGGAGAATGGTTGCAAAAATTTAGTTACCGAACTACAGTGGGTTGGGATGTATTTGCAATTGCCTGTGTTGGCGCGTTAATAATCACATTGATAACAGTAAGTTTTCAGGCGATTAAAGCAGCAACAGCTAATCCAGTAAAATCATTGCGTACGGAATAA
- a CDS encoding ABC transporter permease, which yields MNLLYLKIAFRYLLKNKLYSFINIIGLSLGIAAFIIISLYVSYEKSYDTFEGSDTVYRVYMDYMKGDKFEDGDAQTYNLSGPTLQKEFPEVIDNVRLYRLDKVTFVDKEKIIEQPNGALVDASYFDIFNTKLLKGNSNNFNKPNNIVLSESLAQKLFGNEDPLSKTVSLFYGSKVLLKVVGVMPDMAETTHMKLNYLMSFETLETWDALKSQAKLNWNQNNFFSYIKVNKKINFEDLQQKITSTDIENDPDERHNIEPLTDIHLYSDKPYEAEANGSSSRVKFLTVIAIIILILSWLNYVNLSTVKSLERSREVGIRKVAGAQRSQLILQSLVESVCLFFIALIIAIILVIIFLPIFNSFVGKSLVLGMSNIESLIPFTGLMLLGSLLAGFYPALVLSNFSPLKALKGKLVTSSSKLNIRKGLIAVQFFATIILIVGTLVVAKQINFLKEQPIGVELSQVLALKGEILEAIPDSLIMTKSKVFENELKKLSYVEGVARSKTYPGDGYDNLSSTVGIKYPNGKENDKDVFYIYQASPNYFDVLGIQFVAGKTYKEIPKGGLRTIVLNEKFAEQMGYSNPEDIVNKQVVFWDVSWTVTGVMKNYHHFGLKTKIEPLIVFKDESFENVLVKLNASSGSVAGMQNSLEEIETLYKSVFPNSTLNYTFLDKKFEIQYTEDKKFGIAFQIFTVLAIFIAALGLFGLTSYMCLQRRKEIGIRKVTGASIFQILKLLNRDFILLVVFALIIAIPVAWCIMNHWLQEFAYRTELSWWIFAIAAITTLCIALITVSFQSVKAATENPVNSLRTE from the coding sequence ATGAATCTACTGTATTTAAAAATAGCCTTTAGATACTTACTTAAAAACAAGTTGTATTCCTTTATTAATATTATTGGGCTTTCTTTAGGTATCGCTGCTTTTATAATCATATCACTTTATGTGAGTTATGAAAAAAGCTATGATACTTTTGAAGGTTCTGATACTGTATATCGTGTGTATATGGATTATATGAAAGGTGATAAATTTGAAGATGGAGACGCACAAACTTATAATTTATCGGGACCAACGCTTCAAAAAGAATTTCCTGAGGTTATAGATAATGTGAGGCTTTACAGGTTAGATAAGGTAACTTTTGTCGATAAAGAAAAGATTATAGAACAGCCAAATGGCGCGTTAGTAGATGCATCCTATTTTGATATTTTTAACACCAAACTATTAAAAGGAAATAGTAATAATTTCAATAAACCGAACAACATTGTTTTATCCGAAAGTCTAGCACAAAAATTATTTGGCAACGAAGATCCACTTTCCAAAACCGTTTCTTTATTCTACGGATCCAAAGTGCTTTTAAAAGTTGTAGGTGTTATGCCAGATATGGCAGAAACCACACACATGAAACTTAATTACCTTATGTCTTTTGAAACACTCGAAACTTGGGATGCATTAAAAAGTCAGGCAAAATTAAATTGGAATCAAAACAATTTTTTCTCCTACATAAAAGTAAATAAAAAAATTAATTTTGAAGACCTACAACAAAAAATAACAAGCACAGATATTGAAAATGATCCAGATGAAAGACATAATATTGAACCCCTAACAGATATTCATTTATATTCTGACAAACCTTATGAGGCTGAAGCAAATGGTAGTAGTAGCCGTGTAAAATTTTTAACGGTTATTGCTATAATTATATTAATTCTATCGTGGTTAAATTACGTAAACCTATCAACAGTAAAATCTTTAGAACGTTCTCGCGAAGTTGGTATTAGAAAAGTTGCTGGTGCGCAACGCTCTCAACTCATTTTACAATCGCTTGTAGAGTCTGTATGTCTATTTTTTATAGCACTCATAATTGCTATAATATTAGTAATTATTTTTCTACCAATCTTCAATAGTTTTGTTGGTAAGTCATTGGTTTTAGGCATGTCTAATATAGAATCTCTAATACCATTTACAGGTTTAATGTTATTAGGCAGTTTATTGGCTGGTTTTTATCCAGCTCTTGTTTTAAGTAATTTTTCGCCATTAAAAGCTTTAAAAGGTAAGCTTGTCACTTCCTCTAGTAAGCTAAATATCCGAAAAGGATTAATTGCGGTACAGTTTTTTGCAACAATAATTCTTATTGTTGGGACTTTGGTTGTGGCAAAACAAATTAATTTCTTAAAGGAACAACCTATTGGCGTAGAACTTTCTCAAGTTTTGGCACTTAAAGGTGAAATATTAGAAGCAATACCAGACTCTTTAATTATGACAAAGTCTAAAGTGTTTGAAAATGAGTTGAAAAAGTTGTCTTATGTTGAAGGTGTAGCGCGGTCAAAAACATACCCTGGGGATGGCTATGATAATTTGTCTTCAACAGTTGGCATAAAGTATCCAAATGGTAAGGAAAATGACAAAGATGTTTTTTATATCTACCAAGCATCACCAAATTATTTTGATGTACTTGGTATTCAATTTGTGGCTGGAAAAACCTATAAAGAAATACCAAAAGGCGGTTTAAGAACTATTGTGCTTAACGAGAAATTTGCTGAGCAAATGGGCTATTCAAATCCAGAAGATATTGTTAATAAGCAAGTTGTTTTTTGGGATGTAAGTTGGACTGTAACTGGTGTGATGAAGAATTACCATCATTTTGGATTAAAAACTAAAATAGAACCTCTTATTGTTTTTAAAGATGAAAGCTTCGAAAACGTTTTGGTAAAATTGAATGCATCGTCAGGTTCTGTTGCAGGCATGCAAAATAGTTTAGAAGAAATTGAAACTTTATACAAATCTGTTTTTCCTAACAGTACATTAAATTATACGTTTTTGGATAAAAAATTTGAAATTCAATATACCGAAGACAAAAAATTTGGAATTGCTTTTCAGATTTTTACGGTACTAGCAATTTTTATTGCAGCCTTAGGCTTATTTGGTTTAACCTCTTATATGTGTTTACAAAGACGTAAAGAAATTGGGATTAGAAAAGTAACTGGTGCTAGTATTTTTCAAATTTTAAAATTGCTGAATCGGGATTTTATACTATTGGTTGTTTTTGCATTAATTATAGCTATACCAGTAGCTTGGTGCATCATGAATCATTGGCTTCAAGAATTCGCCTACAGAACAGAATTAAGCTGGTGGATTTTTGCTATAGCTGCTATAACGACATTATGTATTGCACTGATTACAGTAAGTTTTCAGTCTGTAAAAGCAGCCACAGAAAACCCTGTGAATTCACTAAGAACAGAATAA
- a CDS encoding ABC transporter permease, with protein MIKNYFKIAWRNLLKNKGFTIINIIGLSLGIGCFIMISMFVIDELSYDRYHENADRIYRINSDIIFGGTEMSMAVSSDPMGETLKSDYPEVEEYVRFYASSGSKLIKKGNEYINESAVAHADSTLFKVFTLPAIIGDTSTALNEPNTVVITETVANRYFGSPELAIGQSLETDDDERTLYKVTSVVEDMPKNSQFNFGFFFSMANVDYDFGNYLSHNFHTYVLLKEGTDYRAFNKNFIEVIDKYLIPQAAQFMKVDSVEDFEASGNKLEYSLMPLTDVHLHSFRGVELSANGNIQYVYIFSAAALFILLIACINFMNLTTARSSGRAKEVGIRKVLGSEKKALIGQFLTESTLIAVLALFVGLIFVWLSLDWFNGISGKEMLMSSLLSPKFLIFIFVLPFIVGGLAGTYPAFFLSSFKPIKVLKGKLSTGNTKNTLRNFLVVFQFATSIILIVGTVVIYKQLNHIQNSNLGFNKDQVLVVSNNGLPRETRQSLKNEIEQLTDIKSTSFAGYLPVGSSSRSDTTFSTETVMTESNGFNMQYWRIDYGYMETIGMEINEGRNFSRDFGSDSTAVILNETAVKLAGFKSPIGKKLYSYDQNNNLQAFTIIGVVKNFNFASLRENVGALSFTLGNNSWETAYRFNTADVSGLLSTIENKYRAAAPGMPFKYEFLDEAFDNMYRQERRVGKVALAFALLAIIIACLGLFGLATYIAEQRTKEIGIRKVLGASVSNIVRMLSTDFVKLVMLAFIIAAPIAWWFMSKWLEDFAFRIELNWWIFVVTGIVALLIALITLSFQAIKAAIANPVESLKTE; from the coding sequence ATGATTAAAAATTATTTTAAAATAGCATGGAGAAACCTTTTGAAGAATAAAGGTTTTACTATCATAAATATTATAGGTTTATCATTAGGTATTGGTTGTTTTATAATGATTTCAATGTTCGTTATAGATGAATTGAGTTACGATCGTTATCATGAGAATGCCGATCGTATATATAGAATTAATTCTGATATCATTTTTGGAGGAACAGAAATGAGTATGGCGGTAAGCTCAGATCCTATGGGTGAAACTTTGAAAAGCGATTATCCAGAAGTTGAAGAATATGTGAGGTTTTATGCTTCAAGCGGATCTAAGTTAATAAAAAAAGGAAACGAATATATTAATGAATCTGCAGTAGCGCATGCCGATTCTACTTTGTTCAAGGTTTTTACTTTACCTGCTATAATCGGTGATACATCAACAGCGCTAAACGAGCCAAATACCGTAGTAATTACAGAAACGGTTGCTAACCGTTATTTTGGAAGTCCAGAACTAGCAATTGGGCAATCACTAGAAACTGATGATGATGAACGTACATTATATAAAGTAACTTCAGTTGTTGAGGATATGCCAAAAAACTCTCAATTCAATTTTGGCTTCTTTTTCTCAATGGCTAATGTAGATTATGATTTTGGAAATTATTTAAGTCACAATTTTCACACTTATGTACTATTGAAAGAAGGTACTGATTATAGAGCTTTTAATAAGAATTTTATAGAAGTTATTGATAAATATTTAATTCCACAAGCAGCTCAATTCATGAAGGTTGATAGTGTGGAAGATTTTGAGGCCAGCGGTAATAAATTAGAGTATTCTTTAATGCCATTAACAGATGTTCATCTTCATTCCTTTAGGGGCGTTGAATTAAGTGCAAATGGTAATATTCAATATGTCTATATTTTTTCTGCTGCTGCATTATTTATATTATTAATTGCCTGCATCAATTTCATGAATCTTACTACAGCAAGATCTTCTGGTAGAGCAAAAGAAGTTGGTATTCGTAAAGTTCTAGGTTCAGAAAAGAAAGCACTTATTGGACAATTTCTAACAGAATCAACTTTAATTGCCGTTCTGGCACTTTTTGTAGGTTTAATATTTGTATGGCTCTCTCTAGATTGGTTTAATGGTATTTCAGGAAAAGAAATGCTAATGAGTTCCTTGTTGAGTCCAAAATTTCTAATTTTTATTTTTGTATTACCATTTATAGTAGGTGGATTAGCAGGAACATATCCAGCATTCTTCTTATCTTCATTTAAACCTATTAAAGTTTTAAAAGGCAAATTATCAACGGGTAATACTAAAAATACGTTACGAAATTTTTTAGTCGTGTTTCAGTTTGCAACGTCTATTATCCTAATTGTTGGTACAGTGGTTATTTATAAACAACTAAACCATATTCAAAACTCTAATTTAGGATTCAATAAAGATCAAGTATTGGTAGTGAGTAATAATGGATTACCTCGTGAAACAAGACAATCTTTAAAAAACGAAATTGAGCAATTAACTGATATAAAATCGACATCCTTTGCAGGGTATTTACCCGTAGGAAGTTCTTCGCGCTCTGATACAACATTTTCTACAGAAACCGTCATGACAGAATCTAACGGATTCAATATGCAATATTGGAGAATAGATTATGGTTACATGGAAACTATCGGTATGGAAATAAATGAAGGTCGTAATTTTTCTAGAGATTTTGGTTCAGATTCAACAGCTGTAATATTAAATGAAACGGCTGTTAAATTAGCAGGCTTTAAAAGCCCTATTGGGAAAAAATTATATTCATATGATCAGAATAATAATCTACAGGCATTCACAATTATTGGTGTGGTTAAAAATTTCAATTTTGCCTCTCTAAGAGAAAATGTAGGAGCATTAAGTTTCACATTAGGAAATAATAGTTGGGAAACAGCATACCGATTTAATACAGCTGATGTCAGCGGTTTATTATCTACAATTGAAAATAAATATAGAGCCGCTGCTCCAGGAATGCCATTTAAATATGAGTTTTTAGATGAAGCGTTTGATAATATGTACCGTCAAGAAAGACGTGTTGGTAAAGTTGCACTTGCCTTTGCATTATTGGCTATAATTATTGCTTGCCTCGGATTATTTGGACTGGCAACCTACATTGCAGAGCAACGCACTAAAGAAATAGGAATCCGTAAAGTATTAGGAGCTTCAGTATCTAATATTGTTAGAATGCTATCTACAGACTTTGTGAAATTAGTAATGCTTGCCTTTATAATTGCAGCACCTATTGCATGGTGGTTTATGAGTAAATGGCTAGAAGATTTTGCATTTAGAATTGAACTCAATTGGTGGATTTTTGTAGTAACAGGAATTGTTGCGTTATTAATTGCCTTAATAACGCTAAGTTTTCAAGCAATTAAAGCCGCAATAGCGAATCCAGTTGAGAGTTTAAAAACTGAATGA